The Styela clava chromosome 13, kaStyClav1.hap1.2, whole genome shotgun sequence genome has a window encoding:
- the LOC120332674 gene encoding salivary peroxidase/catechol oxidase-like, whose amino-acid sequence MALVVMIGLFLLQSSLGVCQEQRKCSTRKVNCASSTHQSYDGACNNLENPTQGATNTVLNRLLPAEYDDSKDQPRSQGVFRKLPSTRSISNTLEGSKLSISSDISYMHVIYGQLLAHDIVITAITTENDGSELDCNCYNPNKDCINIEIPFGDIQRREDNVKCMPLARSKAATGADGCKFPYREQVSELSSVIDASFAYGKSDEEARELRDLRSPSGELKTSTNPASGRHRNLPNQDHLAYTGIADSMQCPIKVHTPSDIPCFVAGDVRANENPGIISLHTIMVRYHNHLARSLKSINKAWTGDKVFHTTRRIVSAVYQSITYREYIPLMLGPLWTKRFGLKLIDGYSYWNGYDKRYNVAITNEFATAALRYAHSQVSDVLSRPNSFLQRGHIPDVTIAGTFFTSDAHLNKFGGGSGAFLRGLMTDNAQKTDPTMIDALRNQLYAERNKKFGGDLFAVNMQRGRDHGLPGYNKYRELCGLPKANSFYDLSSEIPGDVISRLKQVYESVHDIDLYAGGIAENPVKGGQVGPTFACILAYGFRSLRMGDRYWHENERDHSSFTPQQLAAIRNTTFASILCQVGEDMKIVAKKPLNMKDGKPHNLVSCYSIPGIDLYTWKSDIRFQKQKARTVEYTWTVWFVTKYTNKKRVDVQMAPLHILRTRPDETCKTRLGYNLRTVPHSRFIQIQFACPVGSIKYSDFPFQLSPNHYWSDWVLASSSYGHESSVEIYKFKCDHVVAIQAMSGKKFASETGDVFEKFGPKSGFLCRDNHQINGKCHKYSVRALCFGKKKSTKEITHQNGYPEPSGFVKEITRQNGYPEPSGFVKEITRQNGYPEPSGFLSFNGALNIAKSYCNLYRVCCNPPFIHYMSTSSPVMLFARDLCTQYGICCRP is encoded by the coding sequence ATGGCGCTTGTCGTAATGATCGGACTTTTTCTTCTTCAGTCAAGTCTAGGTGTGTGCCAGGAACAAAGAAAGTGCTCAACGCGAAAAGTAAATTGCGCTTCAAGTACACATCAATCATATGATGGGGCTTGTAACAACTTGGAAAACCCCACCCAAGGTGCTACCAATACTGTATTGAATCGCTTGTTACCAGCTGAATATGACGATTCAAAAGACCAGCCAAGATCGCAAGGTGTTTTTCGAAAACTTCCATCAACAAGAAGTATATCGAATACATTGGAGGGCTCTAAGCTATCTATTTCAAGCGACATATCATATATGCATGTAATTTATGGACAGTTGCTTGCGCATGATATTGTGATCACGGCAATCACAACTGAAAACGATGGTTCAGAGTTAGACTGCAACTGTTACAACCCTAATAAAGACTGTATCAACATAGAAATACCGTTTGGTGATATTCAGAGAAGAGAAGATAATGTTAAATGCATGCCTCTCGCAAGATCAAAAGCTGCGACTGGTGCAGATGGATGCAAATTTCCTTATCGAGAACAAGTAAGCGAGCTCTCGAGTGTAATTGACGCTTCGTTTGCTTATGGAAAATCTGATGAAGAGGCGCGTGAATTGCGGGATCTTAGATCTCCTTCAGGAGAACTAAAAACTTCAACAAACCCGGCATCTGGACGACACAGAAACCTCCCCAATCAAGATCATTTAGCCTATACGGGCATTGCGGACTCAATGCAATGCCCGATAAAAGTTCACACCCCATCGGATATTCCGTGCTTCGTAGCCGGTGATGTAAGAGCAAACGAAAACCCCGGAATTATTTCATTGCATACTATTATGGTTCGATATCATAACCACCTTGCCAGGAGTCTTAAATCAATCAATAAAGCGTGGACTGGTGATAAAGTTTTTCACACTACTAGACGTATAGTATCCGCAGTATACCAGTCTATAACGTATCGAGAGTATATCCCTCTTATGCTGGGACCATTGTGGACTAAAAGATTTGGTTTAAAACTCATTGATGGATATTCATATTGGAACGGATACGATAAACGATATAATGTAGCCATCACTAACGAATTTGCAACTGCAGCTTTAAGGTACGCCCACAGTCAAGTTAGTGATGTATTGTCCCGGCCTAATTCTTTTCTCCAACGCGGGCACATACCAGACGTTACGATCGCCGGTACGTTTTTTACCAGTGATGCTCATTTAAACAAGTTTGGAGGTGGCTCAGGAGCGTTCTTGCGTGGCTTAATGACTGACAACGCTCAGAAAACTGATCCTACAATGATTGATGCGTTGCGCAATCAACTTTATGcggaaagaaataaaaaatttggcgGAGATCTTTTTGCAGTCAACATGCAGAGAGGACGAGATCATGGTTTGCCGGGATATAATAAATACAGAGAATTGTGTGGTTTACCTAAAGCTAATTCTTTCTATGACTTATCAAGCGAAATACCAGGTGATGTTATCAGTCGCCTAAAACAAGTTTACGAATCTGTGCACGACATCGATCTGTATGCTGGAGGAATAGCCGAAAACCCCGTGAAGGGTGGGCAAGTCGGACCAACATTTGCTTGTATTTTAGCCTACGGCTTCCGCTCACTAAGAATGGGTGACCGTTACTGGCACGAAAACGAGCGCGATCACTCTTCATTCACACCACAACAACTTGCTGCGATACGCAACACAACATTCGCTAGTATTCTTTGCCAAGTCGGTGAAGACATGAAAATTGTGGCGAAGAAGCCGTTGAATATGAAAGACGGAAAACCCCACAACCTCGTCAGTTGCTACAGCATACCAGGTATAGATCTATACACGTGGAAGTCGGATATCCGGTTTCAAAAGCAAAAAGCAAGAACTGTTGAATACACGTGGACCGTATGGTTTGTTACGAAGTATACCAACAAAAAAAGAGTCGATGTCCAAATGGCCCCGTTACATATCTTGAGAACGAGGCCAGACGAAACATGCAAAACTCGATTAGGCTACAACCTTCGAACTGTGCCCCACAGTCGGTTCATACAAATTCAATTTGCTTGCCCCGTTGGTTCAATTAAATATTCAGACTTCCCATTTCAACTTTCGCCGAATCACTACTGGTCAGATTGGGTTTTGGCATCTTCTTCTTACGGCCATGAATCATCAGtcgaaatttacaaatttaaatgtGATCATGTGGTGGCAATTCAGGCAATGTCAGGCAAGAAATTTGCGAGTGAAACCGGCGACGTATTTGAAAAATTCGGCCCTAAGTCCGGATTTTTATGTCGAGACAATCATCAAATTAACGGAAAGTGTCACAAGTACTCAGTTCGTGCATTGTGTttcggtaaaaaaaaaagtaccaAAGAGATAACCCATCAAAATGGCTACCCTGAACCTTCTGGTTTTGTCAAAGAGATAACTCGCCAAAATGGCTACCCTGAACCTTCTGGTTTTGTCAAAGAGATAACTCGCCAAAATGGCTACCCTGAACCTTCTGGTTTTCTCAGTTTCAACGGAGCTTTAAATATTGCGAAATCGTATTGTAATTTGTACCGTGTTTGTTGCAATCCTCCATTTATACACTACATGTCGACGTCTTCTCCAGTCATGTTGTTCGCCAGAGACTTATGCACGCAATACGGCATTTGCTGTCGACCCTGA
- the LOC120333036 gene encoding salivary peroxidase/catechol oxidase-like yields the protein MALVIIIGLFILQSSLGVHQEQKRCSTRKVNCASSTHQSYDGACNNLENPTQGATNTVLNRLLPPEYDDSKDQPRSQGVFGKLPSTRSISNTLEGSKVLISSDISHMHVIFGQLLAHDIVITAMTTENDGSELDCNCYNPNKDCINIEIPFGDIQRREDNVKCMPLARSKAATGADGCKFPYREQVSELSSVIDASFAYGKSDEEARELRDLRSPSGELKTSTNPASGRHGNLPNQDHLAYTGIADSMQCPIKVHTPSDIPCFVAGDVRANENPGIISLHTIMVRYHNHLARSLKSINKAWSGDEVFHTTRRIVSAVYQSITYREYIPPMLGPLWTKRFGLKLIDGYAYWNGYDKRYNVAITNEFATAALRYAHSQVSDVLSRPDSFLRRGSIPDVTVARTFFTSDAHLNKFGGGSGAFLRGLMTDNAQKTDPTLVDALRNQLYAERNKKFGLDLFAVNMQRGRDHGLPGYNKYRELCGLPKANSFYELSSEIPGDVISRLKQVYESVHDIDLYAGGIAENPVTGGQVGPTFACILAYGFRSLRMGDRYWHENKRDPSSFTPQQLAAIRNTTFASILCQVGEDMKIVARKPLIMKDGKPDNLVSCYSIPGIDLYSWKQDSQYHKQEAARNVEYKWTVWFVTKYTKINQVDVEKAPLHILKTRPDETCETRLGYKLRTVPHSRFIQIQFACPVGSIKYSDFPFQLSPNHYWSNWISASSSYGHESSVEIYKFKCEHVVAIQAKSGKKYASETGDVFEKFGPQSGFLCRDNDQIKGKCHKYTVRALCLGKRKSIKGITRQNGYPEPFGIKEITRQQNAYPEPPGFVSSRRALNIATSYCNLYGVCCNPPSTHYMLTSSPVMLSARNLCRQYGICCRS from the coding sequence ATGGCGCTTGTCATAATAATCGGACTTTTTATCCTTCAGTCAAGTCTGGGTGTGCACCAGGAACAAAAAAGGTGCTCAACGCGAAAAGTAAATTGCGCTTCAAGTACACATCAATCATATGATGGGGCTTGTAACAACTTGGAAAACCCCACCCAAGGTGCTACCAATACTGTATTGAACCGCTTGTTACCACCGGAATATGATGATTCAAAAGACCAGCCAAGATCGCAAGGTGTTTTTGGAAAACTTCCATCAACAAGAAGCATATCGAATACGTTGGAGGGCTCTAAGGTTTTAATTTCAAGCGACATATCACATATGCATGTAATTTTTGGACAGTTGCTCGCGCATGATATTGTGATCACGGCAATGACAACTGAAAACGATGGTTCAGAGTTAGACTGCAACTGTTACAACCCTAATAAAGACTGTATCAACATAGAAATACCGTTTGGTGATATTCAGAGAAGAGAAGATAATGTTAAATGCATGCCTCTCGCAAGATCAAAAGCTGCGACTGGTGCAGATGGATGCAAATTTCCTTATCGAGAACAAGTAAGCGAGCTCTCGAGTGTAATTGACGCCTCGTTTGCTTATGGAAAATCTGACGAAGAGGCGCGTGAATTGCGGGATCTTAGATCACCTTCAGGAGAATTGAAAACTTCGACAAACCCGGCATCTGGACGACACGGAAACCTTCCCAATCAAGATCATTTGGCCTATACGGGCATTGCGGACTCAATGCAATGCCCGATAAAAGTTCATACCCCATCGGATATTCCGTGCTTCGTAGCCGGTGATGTAAGAGCAAACGAAAATCCAGGAATTATTTCATTACATACTATTATGGTTCGATATCATAACCACCTTGCCAGGAGTCTTAAATCAATCAATAAAGCGTGGTCTGGTGATGAAGTTTTCCATACTACTAGACGAATTGTATCCGCAGTATACCAATCTATAACGTATCGAGAGTATATCCCTCCCATGCTGGGACCATTGTGGACAAAAAGATTTGGTTTGAAACTCATTGATGGATATGCGTATTGGAACGGATACGATAAACGATATAATGTAGCCATCACTAACGAATTTGCAACTGCAGCTTTAAGGTACGCCCACAGTCAAGTTAGTGATGTATTGTCTCGCCCAGATTCTTTCCTTCGACGCGGGAGCATACCAGACGTTACGGTCGCCCGTACATTTTTCACCAGTGATGCTCATTTAAACAAATTTGGAGGTGGGTCAGGAGCATTTTTGCGTGGCTTAATGACTGACAACGCTCAGAAAACTGATCCTACATTGGTTGATGCGTTGCGCAATCAACTTTATGCGgaaagaaataagaaatttGGCTTGGATCTTTTTGCAGTCAACATGCAAAGAGGACGAGATCATGGTTTGCCGggttataataaatacagaGAATTGTGTGGTTTACCTAAAGCCAATTCTTTCTATGAGTTATCAAGCGAAATACCAGGTGATGTTATCAGTCGTCTAAAACAAGTTTACGAATCTGTGCACGACATCGATCTGTATGCTGGAGGAATAGCCGAAAACCCCGTGACGGGTGGGCAAGTCGGACCAACATTTGCTTGTATTTTAGCCTACGGTTTCCGCTCACTAAGAATGGGTGACCGTTACTGGCACGAAAACAAGCGCGATCCCTCTTCATTCACACCACAACAACTTGCTGCGATACGCAACACAACATTCGCTAGTATTCTTTGCCAAGTCGGTGAAGACATGAAAATTGTGGCGAGGAAGCCGTTGATTATGAAAGACGGAAAACCCGACAACCTCGTCAGTTGCTACAGCATACCTGGTATAGATCTTTACTCGTGGAAGCAGGATAGCCAGTATCATAAGCAAGAAGCAGCAAGAAATGTTGAATACAAGTGGACCGTGTGGTTTGTTACGAAGTATACCAAAATAAATCAAGTCGATGTCGAAAAGGCGCCATTACATATCTTAAAAACGAGGCCAGACGAAACATGCGAAACTCGGTTAGGCTATAAACTTCGTACTGTGCCACACAGTCGgtttattcaaattcaatttgctTGCCCCGTTGGTTCAATTAAATATTCAGACTTTCCATTTCAACTTTCGCCGAATCACTACTGGTCAAATTGGATTTCGGCATCTTCTTCTTACGGTCATGAATCATCAGtcgaaatttacaaatttaagtGTGAGCATGTGGTGGCAATTCAGGCAAAGTCAGGCAAGAAATATGCAAGTGAAACCGGTGacgtttttgaaaaattcgGCCCTCAGTCCGGATTTTTATGTCGGGACAATGATCAAATTAAGGGAAAGTGTCACAAGTACACAGTTCGTGCATTGTGCCTCGGTAAAAGAAAAAGTATCAAAGGGATAACCCGCCAGAATGGCTACCCTGAACCTTTCGGTATCAAAGAGATAACCCGCCAGCAGAATGCCTATCCTGAACCTCCCGGTTTTGTCAGTTCCAGAAGAGCTTTAAATATTGCGACATCGTATTGTAATTTGTACGGTGTTTGTTGCAATCCCCCATCTACACACTACATGTTGACGTCTTCTCCAGTCATGTTGTCCGCCAGAAACTTATGCAGGCAATACGGCATTTGCTGTCGATCCTGA